CGAGACGCCCCGTCGTCTTGCCTTGCACCACGCCGCGCGACAGCTCGCGCCCGAGCTTCCCTTGCGGACACGGCGTCGTCAGCGCGGTGAGCAACGACGCCATCGTCGGATCGCGCATGCTGGGCACCAGGTCATCGACCGTGGGACCGTGAAAGGTCCGCAGATTCGCGCGCCGCATGAGCCACAGATGCAGCACGGTGATGTCCGAATAGCCGACCAGCGCTTTCGGATTCTTGCGAAAGACGTCCGGCTCGAGATGAGGCAGGAGACGCACGGCGCCGTAGCCACCGGTGCTGGCGATGATCGCTTTCACGTTCGGATCGAGCCACATGCCCATCAAGTTCTCGGCGCGCCGTTCGTCTTCCGTGCGCGTGAAGCGCGGCAGGTGGTCGATCTCGGGGTCGAGCAGCACGTTGAATCCCGCGCGCTCGAGCGCGCGAACGCCGCGTTGCAGCCACGCGAGCTTGGGCGCGTAGGATGGCGAGACGACACCGATGGTGTCGCCTTTGGCGATCGCGGGCGGGCGGACGAGCGGCAT
Above is a window of Gemmatimonadaceae bacterium DNA encoding:
- a CDS encoding LD-carboxypeptidase, which translates into the protein MPLVRPPAIAKGDTIGVVSPSYAPKLAWLQRGVRALERAGFNVLLDPEIDHLPRFTRTEDERRAENLMGMWLDPNVKAIIASTGGYGAVRLLPHLEPDVFRKNPKALVGYSDITVLHLWLMRRANLRTFHGPTVDDLVPSMRDPTMASLLTALTTPCPQGKLGRELSRGVVQGKTTGRLVGGNLSLVQQTIGTSYQIDLDGAILFLEETRDPMSVVDEHLVHLRAAGLLEHVNGIVFGQLSLDRSEEDEFEDFLLDLISDLDVPVLMDFPAGHENPNLTLPFGTEVELVVEEQRGWITYHEDALVMP